One Caulobacter segnis genomic window carries:
- a CDS encoding Rrf2 family transcriptional regulator: protein MSDSQKFPVAAHALAYLAHKEAFSADRAVASAELAASVPTNPVVVRRVTAMLGKAGLIGARAGANGGAWLLKPADSITLDVVLKAVNGCAHLGVAPKGVKGCPVGEKIPDAVRSAIHAADRAAAERLAQITVADLLNGAHASVEGC, encoded by the coding sequence ATGTCCGACAGTCAGAAATTCCCCGTAGCGGCCCATGCCCTGGCCTATCTGGCGCACAAGGAGGCGTTTTCCGCCGACCGCGCCGTGGCCAGCGCCGAGCTCGCCGCCTCGGTCCCGACCAATCCGGTCGTGGTGCGCCGGGTCACCGCCATGCTGGGCAAGGCGGGGCTGATCGGCGCGCGCGCCGGCGCCAACGGCGGCGCCTGGCTGCTCAAGCCGGCCGATTCGATCACGCTCGACGTCGTGCTGAAGGCCGTGAACGGCTGCGCCCACCTGGGCGTCGCGCCCAAGGGCGTGAAGGGCTGCCCGGTGGGCGAGAAGATCCCGGACGCCGTGCGCTCGGCCATCCACGCCGCCGACCGCGCCGCCGCCGAGCGGCTGGCTCAGATCACCGTCGCCGACCTGCTGAACGGCGCGCACGCCAGCGTCGAGGGCTGCTGA